AAATAAAGAAAGAACAGGAAAAAATTTTAGATAAAGTGATAGGAGTAACAAAAAATACTCTAGATGGTTCATATGAAAATGTAAGGACAAAAGAAACAAATCTAGGAAATTTAATCAGTGATATCTTATTAGATAAAACTAAAGCAGATATTTCGCTATTTAATGGTGGGAATATAAGAGATACAATTGAAAAGGGGGATATAACAAGAGGAAGTATTGCAGATGTATTCCCTTTTAGCAACACTATAGTTACTAAAGAACTTACAGGAAAACAAATTAAAAGTGTTTTAGAACATGGAGTAAAACTTTATCCAGAAAAAAATTCAGCGTTTTTACAAGTAGGTGGAATCTCATACTACTTTGACCCAAAGCAAAGAGAAGGAGAAAAAATAACTGGTATTATGAAAGATGGAAAATCATTAGATATGAATAAAAAGTATACAGTTGCAACTAATGATTATATAGCACTAGGTGGAGATGAATTCCCTTGTTTCTCAAAAGAACCAATGTTAAAAGATTTTGGAAGCTTAGAAAGTGCAGTAATTGATTATATAGAGTATAAAAAAGAAATATGTAAGAGTGTGGATGGAAGAGTTAGTATTAAAACCAAGGAAGAATTGATAATCAACAGTAATGAGAGTAACTTAGTATTAAATCATGTTGAAGATAATTTAAATGATAGTGAAGACAGTATAAATAATGATGATGCTAAAAACTCAAATGAGAATGAACATAAAAATTCAGATAAAATGAAAGTTAGAGAAAGTTCTAATATAAAGGCATCCAAAGCAGAATTTAAAGAGAAATCTCCTAAAACAGGCGATTTAGGTATTAAAGATAGTATGTTTATATTTGTAGCTTCGAGTGTCTTAATTTACTTTTTTAATAATAATCAGATGAATTTAAAAAAGAAAAAATTGAAATGAAATAAATAATAAAATAAACTTAATCTCTAGTTTTTCATGTTAAATTTCAGTTTGCTAAATAGATATGTTGTATAGAAAAGTGGTCTATCCCTTAGGGATGGACTTTTTTTATTTATGTATAGTAATATTCAATAAATAACGGTATTTTTGACTAAAAATAAATATATTACTAACTTATTGTTGGTATGTTTATTTTATTATTTAAGGGTGTAAAATCTTCTTATAATTAAAAATTATTTGTAAATTGTCAAATAAAATAGCCCAATTAGTATGATATAATTTAGCTAGTATACATAATAATGGAGGGAAAAATATGAATAATATATTACTTTTAGAAGATGATAAATCTTTAAATAGAGGAATTAGTTTTAAATTAAAAAAAGAAGGATACAATGTTTTTAATACATTTAGTATAGAAGAGGCAAGAGATATTTTTTTTAAGGAGGATATAAATTTAATTATTTCTGATATAGGTCTTCCAGATGGAAGTGGGTTTGATTTTTGTGAGGAGATTAGAAATAAAAGTGATGTTTACATAATAATGCTTACAGCACTTGATGAAGAAGTGGATATTGTTACAGGTTATGATTTAGGTGCAGATGATTATATTACAAAGCCATTTAGTTTGATGGTATTAATCTCAAAAGTAAATGCCTTTATGAAAAGAGTAAATACAGTAAAAAATTATACTTTATTAGTTTGTGATGATTTATTTTTTTATTATATAGAAAATAAATTGATTATAAAAAATGATGACAAAGAAGAAGAAATAATTTTAAGTAAAACAGAGACTAAACTCTTAAGATATTTGATGGAAAATTCAATGCAAGCTTTGACTAAAGAACAACTCTTAGAATCTTTATGGGATAGTAGTGGCAACTTTGTAGATGATAATACAGTTGCAGTAAATATAAGAAGACTTAGACAAAAAGTAGAAAAGAATCCTTCTGAACCCAAGTATATAAAAACAGTAAGAGGAGTTGGATATATATGGGGTGAAAGGAGTATAAAAAAATGTTAAAAGATATAAATGTCAAAGATAATTTGAGTATTAAAGAAGATTATATAATGAAAAAGGCTGTTATATATTCTGCTTTATCTATGCTTGTAGTAACACTTGTATTCATATTTTTTGAATACAATAGGCTATATGATTTATATGAACATCAAATAAAAAATACTCAAAGTATTGCAGGAATGTTGATTGAAAAATATCCAGATGATGAGGTGGATATAGTAAAGTCTATTTATGATTTTGACTATAGCAAGGCAGAAGTTGGAGAAAAAGCACTTGAAAAATTTGGATATGGGCTAGAAAATAAAATGTCAAATGATAAAAACTTTGGCATATATCTAAAATCTTTTTTTAAAGAATCAATTTTTGTTTTTTTAATAATGTTTATAGCTGTTACAGGAATAATATATTATTTTATAAGATACATAAACAAAAGATTAAGCAAGATTTATTTTATAGTGGAGCAAATGTCACAAGAAAATTATTTAAAAGAAGGTACCAAGTTAGATAGTTCTGGATATTTGGTAGAATATAATGAGTATTTTAAAGAGGGTACATTTAGTAAGATTAACAACTGTCTGTATGAGTTAAATAGGAGCTTAAAGATAAAGTTTATTAAATTAGAAAAAGAAAAGGAAAGTGTGAAATCACTGGTAACAGATATTTCCCACCAATTAAAAACGCCTTTAGCATCATTAAAATTATACAATACATTACTTATAGAAGAAGATTTAGACGAAGATGAAGCACAGGAATTTTTATTAACTAATAAAAATTCTATAAATAAATTGGAAAATTTAATAAATTCTTTAGTTAACATATCAAGGCTAGAAATTAGTATGATAAGCATAAAAAAAGAAGATAATGACATAAAAAGTACTATTTTAAATGCTGTAAAAAGTATAACTCCTAAAGCAAGAAGTAAAAATATAATATTAAAATTAAATGAATTTAATAGTAGAATTATACCTCATGATAAAAAATGGACTGAGGAAAGTATTTTTAATGTACTAGACAATGCTGTTAAGTATACAGAAAGGAATGGAGAAGTAAATATATCTGTAGAAGAGACTGTAAACTATTTTAAAATCATAATAGAGGATAATGGTAGAGGGATTGCAAAAAATGAATTTAATAATATATTTAAACGCTTTTATAGAGGAGCAGATGAAGAAATTGAATCTATAGAAGGTAGTGGTGTAGGATTGTATTTAAGTAGAAAAATTTTGGAAGAACAAGGTGGTAATATTATGGTATCTTCTAACCTAGGAAAAGGAAGTAAGTTTTCTTTATTTCTTACAACTATGTAATGTTTACTGAAAGGAGAATGTAATCCTCTACATATATTATATAAGTATAAACAGCTCCAGAAATTAAAAGTAAATGATTAAGGAGCAACATAACTTAGAGTGAGGGGATAATTTTATGAAAATATTATATACTGAAAGTTTATCAAAACATTACGGAAAAGGAGAAAGCCTAGTAAAAGCTTTAGATGATGTAAATTTAGAAATAAATGAAGGTGAATTTGTAGCTATAATAGGTAAATCTGGTTCTGGAAAAAGTACATTATTACATATGATAGGTGGCCTTGATATACCTACATCTGGCAAGGTATACATTGATAATAAAAACATATTTACATTGAAAGAAGAAGAACTTGCCGTATTTAGAAGAAGAAAAATAGGTTTTATATTTCAAAGTTACAACCTAATTCCATCTCTTAATGTATGGGAAAATGTAGTACTACCAATTGGTCTAGATGGTAGAGCTGTGGATGAACAATTTATAAAAGACCTTTTAAAATCTTTAGGTCTTGAAAATAAACATGATGTTTTACCAAATACATTATCAGGAGGTCAACAACAAAGAGTAGCAATAGCAAGAGCTTTGGCAACAAGACCAGCTATAATACTTGCTGATGAGCCAACTGGAAACTTAGATTCTAAAACATCAGATGAAGTTATGAGTATACTAAAATCTATGTCTAAGAAATATAGTCAAACTTTGGTTATGATAACTCATGATGATAGTATAGCTCAAATGGCTGATAGAGTGATATTTATAGAGGATGGTAAGATATCAAAGGTTGGTGACAAAAATGATTAATACTACTAAAATAGCAAAAAGTAATGTAAAACAAAATAAATCAAAAAGTATATTAATAATAATCACTATAATACTTTCAACATTGATGCTTTCATCTATAGGTATTTATATTGTGGATACAAGAGAATATCAAAAGGAAAATACAATAAAGTATTCAGGCAATTATCAAGGAGTATTGGCAAATGTAAATGAAAAACAAGCTGAGATATTAAGTAATCATGCAGATATTGAACTAGCTGGAAAAATGAATGGAGTAGGCTTTGACAAATTAGAAGATGATACAACTATTTCATTATCATATATGAATGAAGATGCTTTAAAGTTAAATAATTTTGAATTTATAAAAGGAAAATTACCAACAAAAGAAAATGAAATAGTACTAGATAGTGGAGCTTTAAAAGCATTAGGTTATGGTCAAAAACTAGGTGAAAAAATAAAAGTGCCTTATGATGATTATAAAAACGATAAAAGAATGGAAAAAGAATTTATAATAACTGGAATATTAGAAACTAGTGAAATGTCTGAAGCGGGAAAGTATTATTCTGCCATTATATCAGAAAACTATATGAAGAATACTAGAGATATGTCACAAGAAGATTTTAATATATATGTTAGATTAAAAGATAAGAGTGATTTATCTATAGAACAGGCAAAAGAAAAATTAAATAAGATTGCAAATGATATAGGATTAGATACTAATAATGTACTTGTAAATGAAAATTATATAAATGCTTTAAAACCAGACAGTGAAACAATGGTAGGTGGAGTTCTTATAGGATTAGTAATTGTATTGTCTAGTATTTTGGTAATATACAATATATTCTACATCTCAATAGTTACTAAAGTGCAAGAATTTGGAAAACTTAGAGCAATTGGTGCAACTAAAAAACAAGTAAAAGCAATAGTGTTTAAGGAAGGTTTTATATTAGCAGGAATAGCAATACCAGTAGGAACAATTTTAGGTTATGCACTTGCAAATATTATAATAAAATCATTTATGGATGTGAATGTAAAATCATCACAATTACCAGTGTTATTATTGGTTGTGGTAATAAGTTTTATATCTGTTGTTTTATCACTTTTGAAACCAATGAAAGTAGCCTCAAAAGTATCTATAGTTGATGCAGTAAGATATACTGGAAATGAAATAAGTGGTAAAAATAATAGAAAAGGACATAAAAATATAAATTTAAAGAACTTATCAAAAGCAAATTTAGAAAGAAATAAAAAGCGTACTTATATGACATTGACATCTCTTATGTTAAGCGGAACTATATTTATAACAGTATCAACTGCTTTAGAAAGTTTTAATGCTGAGAAGATGGCTAGAGAGCATTTTCCTTATGATATAGAAGTTAGATTTACTGGATATGAAATGGATAGTGACAAGAATCCTGAAAATAATTTGAATATTCTACAAATGAATAATCCATTAGGTAAAGATTTTTTAAATCAAATAAAGAATATAGAAGGAGTCAAAAAAACTGAATCAGGAAACTCTGTAAAAATTGGGATGGAAGATTATAATGTTGAATTTGAACATGACCTTTTACAGAGTATAAACGAAAATGATGTGAAGTCATTAAATAAAAATCTAATAGATGGAAAAATAGATTTTGAAAAGTTACAAACAGGAGATGAAATAGTTATTACTCACTTTGATACAGCAAAAGAAATGGGTGTAAAGGCTGGAGATAAAATAAAATTAACTCTATATGATGGAGATAAAGAGATAAAAAAAGAATTTAAAGTTCAAGCAATAGCTATGGGAATTCCAAGTTTTGGCATAGGAAAAGATTTCATAGATAGAACTTTGAAATATGATACAACAAGTACCATAGGAATATATACTGAAGAAGGGAAATATCAAGAAGTTAAAGATACTATAAAGAAGATTGCTAAATCTAATGGATATTTAGAAGCGGATTTTATAGATAGTAGAATAGAATCAAATAAGATGATGATTTCATTTATAAAAATAATGGGATACACTTTAACTGGTATAATAGGGGTTATTGGATTTATGAATCTTGTAAATACAATGATAACTAGTATAGTTACTAGAAAAAAAGAACTTGGTATGCTTCAAGCAATTGGACTTACTAATAAACAATTAGTAAAAATGCTTA
This sequence is a window from Clostridioides difficile. Protein-coding genes within it:
- a CDS encoding response regulator transcription factor, whose protein sequence is MNNILLLEDDKSLNRGISFKLKKEGYNVFNTFSIEEARDIFFKEDINLIISDIGLPDGSGFDFCEEIRNKSDVYIIMLTALDEEVDIVTGYDLGADDYITKPFSLMVLISKVNAFMKRVNTVKNYTLLVCDDLFFYYIENKLIIKNDDKEEEIILSKTETKLLRYLMENSMQALTKEQLLESLWDSSGNFVDDNTVAVNIRRLRQKVEKNPSEPKYIKTVRGVGYIWGERSIKKC
- a CDS encoding HAMP domain-containing histidine kinase, with protein sequence MLKDINVKDNLSIKEDYIMKKAVIYSALSMLVVTLVFIFFEYNRLYDLYEHQIKNTQSIAGMLIEKYPDDEVDIVKSIYDFDYSKAEVGEKALEKFGYGLENKMSNDKNFGIYLKSFFKESIFVFLIMFIAVTGIIYYFIRYINKRLSKIYFIVEQMSQENYLKEGTKLDSSGYLVEYNEYFKEGTFSKINNCLYELNRSLKIKFIKLEKEKESVKSLVTDISHQLKTPLASLKLYNTLLIEEDLDEDEAQEFLLTNKNSINKLENLINSLVNISRLEISMISIKKEDNDIKSTILNAVKSITPKARSKNIILKLNEFNSRIIPHDKKWTEESIFNVLDNAVKYTERNGEVNISVEETVNYFKIIIEDNGRGIAKNEFNNIFKRFYRGADEEIESIEGSGVGLYLSRKILEEQGGNIMVSSNLGKGSKFSLFLTTM
- a CDS encoding ABC transporter ATP-binding protein, whose protein sequence is MKILYTESLSKHYGKGESLVKALDDVNLEINEGEFVAIIGKSGSGKSTLLHMIGGLDIPTSGKVYIDNKNIFTLKEEELAVFRRRKIGFIFQSYNLIPSLNVWENVVLPIGLDGRAVDEQFIKDLLKSLGLENKHDVLPNTLSGGQQQRVAIARALATRPAIILADEPTGNLDSKTSDEVMSILKSMSKKYSQTLVMITHDDSIAQMADRVIFIEDGKISKVGDKND
- a CDS encoding ABC transporter permease, translated to MINTTKIAKSNVKQNKSKSILIIITIILSTLMLSSIGIYIVDTREYQKENTIKYSGNYQGVLANVNEKQAEILSNHADIELAGKMNGVGFDKLEDDTTISLSYMNEDALKLNNFEFIKGKLPTKENEIVLDSGALKALGYGQKLGEKIKVPYDDYKNDKRMEKEFIITGILETSEMSEAGKYYSAIISENYMKNTRDMSQEDFNIYVRLKDKSDLSIEQAKEKLNKIANDIGLDTNNVLVNENYINALKPDSETMVGGVLIGLVIVLSSILVIYNIFYISIVTKVQEFGKLRAIGATKKQVKAIVFKEGFILAGIAIPVGTILGYALANIIIKSFMDVNVKSSQLPVLLLVVVISFISVVLSLLKPMKVASKVSIVDAVRYTGNEISGKNNRKGHKNINLKNLSKANLERNKKRTYMTLTSLMLSGTIFITVSTALESFNAEKMAREHFPYDIEVRFTGYEMDSDKNPENNLNILQMNNPLGKDFLNQIKNIEGVKKTESGNSVKIGMEDYNVEFEHDLLQSINENDVKSLNKNLIDGKIDFEKLQTGDEIVITHFDTAKEMGVKAGDKIKLTLYDGDKEIKKEFKVQAIAMGIPSFGIGKDFIDRTLKYDTTSTIGIYTEEGKYQEVKDTIKKIAKSNGYLEADFIDSRIESNKMMISFIKIMGYTLTGIIGVIGFMNLVNTMITSIVTRKKELGMLQAIGLTNKQLVKMLNSEAIYYTSRMMIGSILLGGILGYLAVVFLRKTGLSYATYALPIVPILFMAVFILIAQFITTYLIGRSFNKESLIDRVRYSE